The Bacillus sp. FJAT-27916 genomic interval CTTCTGCTTAGCTGCTTTCATTTTTTACCGCCATCGGGCAAATATTAAGCGGATTATCAATAAGACAGAGCCTAAAGTCAATATATTCAAGAAATAAGCTGCTGCTGACTCCCTTACAGGGATCAGCAGTTTTTTATTTTTGCCTATTTTTAACAAGGGTAAAAAAGGAAATTTTCCGTTGCATTTATCCCGGGATAATGTCACCATAATATTGAGTGAAAATTCATAAGAATAGGGCGGTTATCATGAAAAAACCATCGTTTATTCAAGTCATAATCATTCTATTATTAACTGGGAGCCTTGGTGCAGGATTACTCTATTGGCAAGGGATAGAAACAGCTACGACCGAGCCAAAAGAAAGTGTGTCAATAAGCGCGAGACCTCTAGCTTTAGACAGCAAAACGTACACAAAGACGATTACAATTGGTGCTATTGGTGATATCTTAATTCATACACCGGTCTATGAGGATGCTAAAACAAAGGACGGTTATGATTTTGAGCGTATGTTTGCTCCGGTGAAGGAAATGCTTGGGGAGCCTGATTTTACGATTGCCAATCAGGAATCCATTGCTGGAGGAAGCAAGCTGGGCCTATCCGGTTACCCAGCTTTCAATTCACCTTATGAGATCTCTGATACCCTGCAAGATTCAGGCATAGACTTAGTGACCCTTGCCAATAACCATTCCTTGGACAAAGGAGAAAAAGGCATCCTAAGCTCCTTATCCTATTATGAAAAAATCGGGATGCCCTATGTCGGCATGTATAAGAATCAAGAGGATGCCAAACAAGAACGCATCTTAACGATTGAGGGAATGAAAGTTGGCTTCTTATCCTACACATATGGAACAAACGGCATTCCGATTCCAGACGGCAAGGATTATTTAGTCAATTACCTTGAGGATCAGAAAATCATTTCTGACCTAAAGAGCATTAGAGGGAAAGCGGATATCGTCCTTATTAATGCACATTGGGGCAATGAATATGAGCGCAATCCATCAGACGAACAGCGGCGCCTCGCCCAGCTGATGGCAGATAATGGAGCGGATATCATCATTGGTCATCACCCCCATGTCCTTCAGCCGATTGAGTGGCTCGAGCATGATGATGGAGAAACGCTTGTTGTCTATTCACTTGGAAATTTCCTATCTGGGCAGGTGAGGGATTATAAGGATATCGGCGGCATGGTTACCATAGAAATCGAACAGACAAAGAGCGATGCAGGAACAGAGACAACCGTACTTAACCCAAGCTTCACACCGACCTATGTCACTAGCTCAAACGAGCAAAACTATCAGGTCAAGCCATTTGAGGATTCAACCGTTTTCGGTTCACCAAAGACAGATTTGGATGAGTTAACCGAGTTCATGCTTGAATCAGCTGACAAATGAGGTGGAAATCTTCCACCATTATTTTTCTTTCCCGATATGTAATCCAAGCGGAATCAAATGATATTTTCCTATGTTTATGCGATAATGAAAGATACAACATGTTTACGGTATGGAAATAGGAGGAATAGCGATGAAAATAATAATAGATGAACAATCAGTGGCTTGGTACCGGGAAGAATTAGATTTAGGTGATGGCGATAGCATTCGGTTCTTCCCGCGTTATGGTGGATACAGCCCCATACAATCAGGTTTTTCCCTCGGCATCTCTCCTGAACCTGCCAAGGAAGCAAAGGCTTTAACCGAAAAGGGCGGATTATCGTTCTTTGTTGAGGAAGACGATTTGTGGTATTTTGACGGACATGATCTT includes:
- a CDS encoding HesB/YadR/YfhF family protein, which produces MKIIIDEQSVAWYREELDLGDGDSIRFFPRYGGYSPIQSGFSLGISPEPAKEAKALTEKGGLSFFVEEDDLWYFDGHDLEVQFDEKKAEPAFYYHK
- a CDS encoding CapA family protein, encoding MKKPSFIQVIIILLLTGSLGAGLLYWQGIETATTEPKESVSISARPLALDSKTYTKTITIGAIGDILIHTPVYEDAKTKDGYDFERMFAPVKEMLGEPDFTIANQESIAGGSKLGLSGYPAFNSPYEISDTLQDSGIDLVTLANNHSLDKGEKGILSSLSYYEKIGMPYVGMYKNQEDAKQERILTIEGMKVGFLSYTYGTNGIPIPDGKDYLVNYLEDQKIISDLKSIRGKADIVLINAHWGNEYERNPSDEQRRLAQLMADNGADIIIGHHPHVLQPIEWLEHDDGETLVVYSLGNFLSGQVRDYKDIGGMVTIEIEQTKSDAGTETTVLNPSFTPTYVTSSNEQNYQVKPFEDSTVFGSPKTDLDELTEFMLESADK